The bacterium genome has a segment encoding these proteins:
- a CDS encoding ABC transporter ATP-binding protein codes for MTILEAEGISKRFGRLQAVEDVSLSVESGDVYGFLGPNGAGKTTSIRMMLGLITPSSGSARISGHDVRTDFKRAISNVGALVEGPAFYGYLSARKNLHLFGLISGGIDRRRIDEVLQLVGLGRRGDQKVSGYSQGMRQRLGIALALLERPRLLVLDEPTNGLDPQGMREIRNLIRRIRDEEGTTIFLSSHLLGELEQVCDRIAIIFRGRIIREGRLDELLGERAAVIDLQVRDEEDERTRDLLRGQFGIEAEILRRGHLEFPGDRSNSTALNRALLEQGISVVAISTRRQTLEEYFVELTGSSQEVV; via the coding sequence ATGACGATCCTGGAAGCAGAGGGCATCTCCAAGCGCTTCGGTCGGCTGCAGGCCGTCGAGGATGTATCCCTCTCCGTGGAGAGCGGAGATGTCTACGGTTTTCTGGGTCCCAACGGCGCGGGCAAGACGACCTCCATCCGCATGATGCTCGGACTGATCACACCCAGTTCCGGCAGCGCACGCATCTCTGGTCACGATGTGCGAACGGACTTCAAGCGGGCGATCTCCAATGTGGGCGCGCTGGTCGAGGGCCCTGCGTTCTACGGCTATCTGAGCGCGCGCAAGAATCTGCACCTGTTCGGTTTGATCAGCGGCGGGATCGACCGTCGGCGCATCGATGAAGTCCTGCAACTCGTCGGGTTGGGTCGGCGCGGGGATCAGAAAGTCTCGGGCTATTCGCAAGGCATGCGCCAGCGACTCGGAATCGCACTTGCGCTACTGGAGCGCCCGCGGTTGTTGGTGCTCGACGAACCGACCAACGGCCTCGATCCCCAGGGCATGCGAGAGATCCGAAACCTGATCCGGCGCATTCGCGACGAGGAAGGCACGACGATCTTTCTGTCCAGTCATCTTCTGGGGGAACTCGAGCAGGTCTGTGATCGCATCGCGATCATCTTTCGCGGACGCATTATTCGCGAAGGACGTCTCGATGAACTTCTGGGTGAGCGCGCAGCGGTCATCGACCTTCAAGTCAGGGACGAAGAAGACGAGCGCACTCGCGATCTTCTGCGGGGCCAGTTCGGGATCGAGGCCGAGATCCTGCGCCGGGGCCATCTCGAATTTCCCGGAGATCGCTCGAATTCGACGGCCCTGAACCGCGCCCTGTTGGAACAGGGCATCTCGGTGGTAGCGATCTCGACTCGCAGGCAGACGCTCGAAGAGTATTTCGTTGAGCTGACCGGCTCTTCACAGGAGGTCGTCTGA
- a CDS encoding ABC transporter permease subunit, producing MGSLRTILQLVRTDLIKLSRYWVIAAGYAATLAFSIFGSLISYKAEQASAVTSGSGWDFAFSLMFRFLDVGVFILFVMVCVLFAIEVSNSTIKCILTRSVTRTELLLSKQLTAVLMMLLSLGIFWSVALGAGWYFYGLGSLTENEYVIFGAGYLCWQIAIGTFFLLIPFAALTSLALMVSTYSSTMGGAIVVGLIFYITSQTLGLIPASFGIPFEWNGQPHVLSYGTISLPLQVLVPMYTLADLTTGIPIDNWWNWDIQKMTFVSTGLFALFFSISLIGIRKRDFTL from the coding sequence ATGGGTTCGTTGAGGACGATCCTGCAACTGGTGCGCACCGACCTGATCAAGCTCTCGCGCTACTGGGTAATCGCCGCCGGTTATGCAGCCACGCTCGCCTTCTCCATATTTGGTTCATTGATCTCGTACAAGGCTGAACAAGCCTCGGCGGTTACCTCGGGTTCAGGCTGGGATTTCGCTTTCAGCCTGATGTTCCGATTCCTGGATGTCGGCGTCTTCATCCTGTTCGTCATGGTCTGTGTGCTGTTCGCGATCGAGGTCTCGAACTCGACGATCAAATGCATCCTGACGCGCTCGGTGACCCGTACGGAACTCCTGCTCTCGAAGCAGTTGACCGCGGTACTGATGATGCTTCTCAGCCTTGGCATATTCTGGAGCGTGGCCCTGGGAGCCGGCTGGTACTTCTACGGACTCGGCAGTCTTACCGAGAACGAATACGTCATCTTCGGAGCCGGCTACCTGTGCTGGCAGATCGCGATCGGAACATTCTTCCTGTTGATTCCTTTTGCGGCCCTGACGTCGCTGGCCCTGATGGTTTCGACCTACTCGAGTACGATGGGCGGCGCCATCGTGGTGGGGCTGATTTTCTACATCACGTCGCAAACACTGGGCTTGATTCCCGCGAGTTTCGGGATTCCATTCGAGTGGAACGGGCAGCCGCACGTACTTTCCTACGGAACGATCAGCTTGCCTCTGCAGGTCCTGGTACCGATGTACACCCTGGCCGATCTGACGACCGGGATTCCCATCGACAACTGGTGGAACTGGGACATCCAGAAGATGACCTTCGTATCCACTGGGCTGTTCGCGCTCTTCTTTTCCATCTCGCTGATTGGCATCAGAAAGCGGGACTTCACACTTTGA